A genome region from Arachis duranensis cultivar V14167 chromosome 6, aradu.V14167.gnm2.J7QH, whole genome shotgun sequence includes the following:
- the LOC107495648 gene encoding abscisic acid receptor PYL2 has protein sequence MASSEIYYPNLQALTQEELAELDPIIKKYHIFNDPSPNTCTSIITYRIEASANAVWPFVRSFENPQKYKHFIKGCNMRGDGGVGSIREVTVVSGLPASTSTERLEILDDDLHILSFKVVGGEHRLQNYRSVTSVNEFNVGNRAYTIVLESYIVDIPQGNTEEDTKMFVDTVVKLNLQKLGVVAMAS, from the coding sequence ATGGCCTCTTCAGAAATATACTACCCTAATTTGCAAGCTCTAACACAAGAAGAATTGGCTGAACTTGAcccaatcataaaaaaatatcacattTTCAATGATCCCTCCCCAAACACCTGCACTTCGATAATAACCTACCGGATCGAAGCTTCGGCGAACGCGGTATGGCCGTTCGTCCGAAGCTTCGAGAATCCCCAGAAGTACAAGCACTTCATAAAGGGGTGCAATATGAGAGGAGATGGCGGCGTTGGCAGCATCAGGGAGGTCACCGTCGTTTCGGGCCTCCCAGCATCAACCAGTACTGAGAGGCTCGAAATTTTAGACGATGACCTCCACATACTGAGCTTTAAGGTAGTTGGAGGCGAACATCGCCTCCAAAACTACCGCTCGGTAACGTCGGTGAACGAATTCAACGTAGGAAACAGGGCTTATACAATTGTTTTGGAGTCTTATATTGTGGATATACCACAAGGGAACACCGAAGAAGATACCAAGATGTTTGTTGATACCGTTGTTAAGCTCAACCTTCAGAAACTTGGTGTGGTTGCCATGGCTAGTTGA
- the LOC107495646 gene encoding homeobox protein ATH1 isoform X1, whose translation MENDFYSSSLNMEHNPTPKPLLQCYSFDLNNQNNIINGIPMLDLDQGSVDGNSFINSSSILNSNSFVTSSQGKTTVGDTSNATGNGEFHENLAGGTQPNGALASPLTTILAARIGLQENLENSATLLPSFEALGQYVFNNWHDTTSNSSPFPANFYGDRGYDEVPSNGKWSFNKFPKAPEVEGSGLVPYASIGNLDPNGWTSLNAANLANHAYNSSSYSNELSLSLATSPAAAQCSEISCSDVSCGMNETRTGLEKGSCSSRELSMSLGSEKHVRFSPVILGSKYLVGIQEVLAQIAAYSIENVEEVNYLGAGDRAGGNKSTSGFAQKTTPATNSNANSSMFEAHAESPLQRHAAESNKSQLLTLLQLVDSRYSQCLDEIHTVVHAATELDPCIHAHFALQTISVLYKDLRERISNHILATGSNFGDSCSEDKEWSVDTSFIQKQWAIQQLKRKDQLWRPQRGLPEKSVSVLRAWMFQNFLHPYPRDAEKHLLAVKSGLTRSQVSNWFINARVRLWKPMIEEMYAEMNRRKACRIEEGMEDGHRSRLSMNNHYFNMN comes from the exons ATGGAGAATGATTTCTACAGTTCTTCACTGAACATGGAGCATAATCCTACACCAAAGCCACTTCTTCAGTGCTATTCATTTGATCTTAATAACCAAAACAACATCATAAATGGAATTCCAATGCTTGATTTAGACCAAGGAAGTGTTGATGGTAATAGCTTCATAAATTCTTCAAGTATTCTTAATTCTAATTCATTCGTTACTTCATCACAAGGAAAGACTACAGTAGGAGATACCTCAAATGCGACCGGAAATGGCGAGTTTCATGAGAATTTAGCCGGAGGAACGCAGCCGAACGGCGCGCTGGCTTCTCCGCTCACAACCATTCTTGCTGCTAGAATTGGCCTTCAAGAAAATCTAGAGAATTCAGCAACTTTGTTGCCTTCATTTGAGGCACTAGGACAATATGTCTTCAATAATTGGCATGATACTACTTCAAATTCAAGCCCTTTTCCGGCGAATTTCTATGGCGATCGTGGCTACGATGAAGTCCCTAGTAATGGTAAGTGGAGCTTTAACAAGTTTCCAAAAGCACCAGAGGTTGAAGGAAGTGGATTGGTACCATATGCATCCATAGGGAATCTTGATCCTAATGGATGGACATCATTGAATGCTGCAAATTTGGCTAATCATGCTTACAATTCTTCGAGTTATAGCAACGAGCTATCGTTAAGTCTTGCTACTTCGCCGGCTGCAGCTCAGTGCTCGGAGATTAGCTGCTCCGATGTGAGCTGTggcatgaatgaaacaaggacAGGATTGGAGAAAGGTTCTTGCAGCAGTAGGGAACTGTCTATGAGTTTAGGTTCTGAAAAACATGTCCGGTTTTCGCCGGTGATACTTGGATCAAAGTACCTTGTAGGAATTCAAGAGGTACTGGCTCAAATTGCAGCATATTCAATTGAGAAtgtagaagaggtgaattattTAGGTGCTGGTGATAGAGCTGGAGGAAATAAATCAACATCAGGTTTTGCACAAAAGACTACACcagcaacaaattcaaatgcaaattcTTCTATGTTTGAAGCTCATGCAGAGTCTCCATTGCAAAGACATGCAGCTGAATCAAACAAATCCCAGTTGCTGACACTTTTACAGCTG GTGGACAGCCGATACAGTCAGTGTTTGGATGAGATACACACTGTTGTACACGCAGCAACAGAGCTCGATCCGTGCATACACGCACACTTTGCGCTCCAAACAATTTCTGTACTATACAAGGACTTGAGGGAGAGGATCAGCAATCATATTCTTGCAACAGGGTCCAATTTTGGCGACTCGTGCTCGGAAGATAAGGAATGGTCAGTTGATACTTCATTCATTCAAAAGCAATGGGCTATCCAGCAGTTGAAAAGAAAAGATCAGCTCTGGAGGCCTCAAAGGGGATTGCCTGAAAAATCTGTCTCAGTTCTTCGTGCTTGGATGTTCCAGAACTTCCTCCATCC GTATCCTAGAGATGCAGAAAAGCATTTACTTGCTGTAAAAAGTGGATTAACTAGAAGTCAG